The genomic segment GTCGAACCGTCCGGCAGCGCGGGCAGCTGGCCGGGGCCCGGCTGCACCTCCGGGTGCTGCGGCAGGGGTGGCAGCGGCGGGGGAACCTGGTTGTGCAGCGATTCGGTGGCGACCACCGGCGTCTGCACCCGGTCGGGCGGCACCACCGCGGGTTCGGCGGCGATCAGCTCCTGCCCGCCCAGGCCCGGTAGGCCGAGGTGGAACGGCTGCGCCGAGTGGTCCACCAGCGGGCCGACCGCCACGCCGACCGCACCGGCCGCCGCGGTCGAGGCCAGCGCCATGCCGACCTTCATCTTCGAGCCGACCAGCAGCCCCTTCAACCCGGCGAGAAGACCACCCGCCTGCAGGCCCTCCAAGGAGAGCGCGGAGGCGGGCAGCAGGAGCACGATCACGCCGGCGTGCGCGCGAAGCGAGGAGCAGACCTCCCGCAGTTCGTCCGCGGTGGCGCGGCAGGAGGAGCAGCCGAGCAGGTGCGCCTGGATGCGGCGCGCTTCGGTGCCGGTGACGCTGCCCGCGGTGTAGCCGCCGAGCTTCTCGATCACCGCGCGGCAGCCGTCCGCGCCGCGGTGCACCGACAGGTGCGCCTGGAGGTAAGCCGCACGCAGCCCCTGACGGGCGCGGCGGGCCAGCGCCGCCGTCGCGTTGGCGCTCAAGCCGAAGTGGGGCGCGACCACCGCGGGCTGCTCACCCTCCACTTCGGTCTGCCACAGCACGGTCCGCCAGCGCTCGGGCAGGCTGGTGAAAGCGCGGGTGATCAGCGTGTGCTCGGCCGTGCGGGCATGCGCGTCGGCGCCCGCACCGGCCCGGTGGGTCAGCTCGTCCTCGGAGACCGGCACATCGCGGCGAGCGCCATGCCACTCCCACGACACCCGGCGGGCCACGGTCAGCAGGTAGGCGCGCACGTTGTCACGCGGACCCGACCCGCGGCGCAACGCCTGCAACACGCGGAAGAAGGTCTCCGCGGTGATGTCCTCGGCCTCCGACCGATCCGACGCCAGCCCCAGTGCCAGCCGCCGCACCGCCGCGGCATGCAGCTCGAACAGCTCGCCGAACGCCGCGTCCTCCCCGTCCCGGAGTCGTTGCAGCAGCGCGGGCTCACCGGAAACCGGCGGCGGGACCGTACTTTGCTCGGTCATCCAGCCAGGCACCTCCCCGCCAAACGCTAACCCGTTCGGTTGAATGTGGACACCATACGGAGCGAACTCGTGGCCGTCACCCCTCGTGCGCCAAGGGTAACCAAAGAGCCACAGTCCGGGTGGGTAAAAGTGCCCCCTCCGGGCCGTTGTATAGTTTGCCCCGCACCGGCGGAAACCGCCGGGCACGCGGACGTAGCGCAGCTGGTAGCGCATCACCTTGCCAAGGTGAGGGTCGCGGGTTCGAGTCCCGTCGTCCGCTCTCGACCTCTGTGTATTCGGGTTCGGCGTGCCGCCTTCCCCGATTTCGATCTTCGAATCCTCTTTGTGGGGCCAAGCCCCACACCCCGGCCGGGGGCGAGCCCCCGGACCCCCATCTGCTGGCCCGTCTCGGCCTGCGGCCATCGACTTACTTCTGCTGGCGTGGCTCGGCCTGCGGCCATCGGCTTTTTCCCATCTCCAGTGGCGTCGCGAGGGCGTGCTTTTGCGCGTGGAGCGGGGGGATTGATGACTGGTTGTGGTGGGTGTCCGGTTTGGGGGGCGGGGGTGCGGCCGAATGAGGGTGGGCGGGGTTGCGGGGCGCCACGGTGCGTGCCGGGCGGGAGCTTGGTCTAGTCCAATTGTGTTGTGGTCTAGACCACGGTGACGGTGGTCACCTAAACTCGGTGGACCCAGCTCCCCCCGAATCGCTTCGCTTATCCACCAAGGAGCAAGCATGGCCAAGAAGATCCTGGGCAGAATCGCCGCCGTCGCCGCCGGTTGCGTCGCCTTGCCGGTGGTGCTCGCCGGCGTCGCACAGGGGCACGGCTACACCACCAACGCGCCGAGCCGCGCGTACCACTGCAAGACCGGCGCGGTCGCCAACTGCGGCCCGATCCAGTGGGAACCGCAGAGCGTCGAGGGCCCGAAGGGCTTCCCGGCGGCGGGCCCGGCCAACGGCAAGATCTGCGCGGGCGGGCTCGGGCAGTTCGCCCAGCTCGACGACCCGCGCGGCGGCAGCTGGCCGGCCAAGCAGGTCGGCAGCGGGTCGAACCTGACCTTCAGCTGGACGCTCACCGCGGCGCACGCCACCACGTCGTTCCGCTACTTCATCACCAAGAACGGCTGGAACCCGTCCGCCCCGCTGACCCGCGACCAGCTCGAGAGCCAGCCGTTCTACTCGGTGCCGTTCAACGGTCAGCGCCCCGGCTTCACCGTCACGCACACCGGCAAGCTGCCCGCCAAGTCCGGCAGGCACCTGGTGCTCGCGGTGTGGGACATCGCCGACACCGGCAACGCCTTCTACCAGTGCGCGGACGTGCAGTTCTGAGTTTCCCCGTCAGTTGATCAAGACTCCGGGACGGGCCGGCCTGCCACCCTGCTGCGGCCGGTCCGTCCCGGGTTTCAGAATTCGGCGTAGGCGTCCGCGTCGGCCACCGTCGGCACCACCGGCGAGAGGAACGGGTCGGCGCATTCGGTGACCTGCCCGCGCACCATCCGGTAGACCCGGAACTCGTTGCCGTGGGCGAAGTCCTCGTCGTCGTGGACGTGCAGCAGCCCGTACGAGGCCGGCGCCAGCTCGCCGACGCGGATGAACAGGTGCAGCAGCGAGGCGCCCACCGTGCTCGGGCGCTTCAGCACCCCGCCGAGGTGCAGCACCGGCACGCCGTTGGCGTAGCGGAGGTCCACCAGCTGGGCGTTGCCGAACTCCCGCACCACCCGGCCGACACGGTCGACGGCGCGTTCCAGCAGCCCGTCCGGTTCGTCGCCGTCCGCGCTGACCTGGATCGTCACCCACCCGTGGTATTCGTACATGTCAAGAGCGTAGGACCAGCGGCTAAGCCGGCTCCTTGAAGGGGTCGTGCTCGGCGAGCAACTTGTCCAGCCGCGCCTGGTCGACCCGGCTCACCAGGTAGCTGCTCTCCTGCCGATCGCGCACGACCTTCGCCAGGGTGAAGGCCGAGGTGATCGCGAAGAGCATGCTGACCGCGAGGAAGGCCCGGATCCACGGGTCGACCGGGAGGAACGCGACCCCCACCGCCACCGCCACGAGCGCGATGCCGAACGAAAGGGCCGCCTGCGCGAAGAAGGCCCCGGTGGCCGGAGCTGAGGACGAGACCGCTTTACCCATGGGTGAAACGGTCCGCCACCACCGCCGCGATGTCTTGAGTACACCTACTCAACCCCAGGTCACGACTTCACCCGACCGGCGGTCGCTTCTCGGGTACAGCCCAAGCGTCGTAGAGCACGACGAAGTTCACCCGGACTGGTCCATCTCTTGCGTCAGTACCGCCAATTCGTCGGCAGCCTCCCGGCAGCGGCGGTCGTCGTCGCGCAGGTATTCGAGCAGCGAGTCCGCCCGCACCCGGCGATGCCTGCCGACGAGGCGGTGCTCGATCTCCCCGGCGTCGAGCAGGCCGATGAGGTAGGGGCGCGAGACATTGAGCAGCTCGGCCGCCGCCTGCGGTACGACCAGTTCCCCGCCGTCTTCCTCCGCCATCCTCACCTCGACAGTGGCCGGATCGCGCGGGTGCCGCGCCAGCGCAACGGGGCTACGCGACCGGCTCCCAGAGGGTGAGGAAGGCGGCGGCTTCGCTGCGGATCCAGTGGTCCAGGCGGTCGCGGTCCCGGCGGCCCAGGGTGTACGCCTTCGCGCGCCGGACGTCCAGGACCATGGGTTCGCCGCCGCTGGGGAGCAGTTCCTTCATCCGCAGCTCCATCAGGCGCAGCGCCAGGTGCGCGGCGTCCCTGGTGAGCGGCTCCTCCTTGAAGTACAGGTGCACGGCGTGGTCCTGCCCGTTCGCCGAGCGCAGGCCGAACTGCGGGGTGATGCCGACCTCCAGCCCACCGCAGCGCCACCGGCCGCGCCCGACGCTGAGCACGGCGGGTTTGCGGCGGCCGAGGTAACGCAGCCAGCCTTCGGCGACCGCCTGGTAGTGCGGTGCCGACCGCGGGGTCGCGTTCGCGACCAGGATGTCCATCGCGGCGGCGTCCATGTCCGCCTCCCGGCCGGTGCGAATCGCCGCCGCGGCCCGCCGGTAGAAGTCGAAGCCCGAGGGCTCCGGGTTGTCGTACATCCGCCGTTGCCGCCGCACCAGCGTGGCGCGCTTGGCGCCCGCACTGCTGCTGCAACTGACGAAGGTGGGCAAAGTTACGTAGGCCACAGCGCCTCCCAGCTCTCCGCGCGACTCCCCCCAGTATAGAACATATGTTCGAAAAATACCCGTGGAGCTGGGGATTCTTCGGGTCGCAATCGGGTGCACGCGGCCCCGGTGTGACACCTGACCCGGGCCCATGCCGACGTTCGGCGGTTGTCCTGGTTTCGACCGGGTTCCTAAGGTTCGGACAACGCTGGGGAAACATCGGACCGATGGGGTGCACATGGCTGGGATTCGACGTCGCGACGTGATGACGGGGGCCGTCGCGCTCGCCGGTGCGGCCGCCATCGGCCTGAACCCGGCCACGGCCGCGGCCGCCGGGCGGCAGCAGCGCCCGGGTGCGGCGGCCAAACCGGACCTGGCCTTCGGCGACTACCCCGTGGTCGCGCGGGTGCGGTCGCAGCGCGCGCTCGAACACCTCAAGGTGCTCAGCGACGAGATCGGCCCGCGCATCGCCGGGACCGCCGGTGAGCTGAAAGCGCGTGACCACATCGCCAGCACGCTGCGGAAACTCCGGTACCAGGTGACCGTGCAGCCTTTCCCGGTCGCCGACAAGTTCCTCGGGCAGATCCGGGTCGGTGACGAGACCTGGCAGACCGGTTCTTCGCCGCAAGGTGCGCAGAACGCCACCTTCGAAGGCGAGATCGTCGACGTCGGCAGCGGCGCGCCGGACAGCTTCCCGGCCGACCTCACCGGCAAGATCGCCTTCTACGCGGGCGTCACGAACGACGCGAACGCTTACTCGCTCGCCGCCCAGCGCGGCGCGGCGGCGGTGCTGGTCGGCCGGTTGAGCGCGACCGCGGACCGCAAGCTGTCGGCGTTCTCCCCGACCCTCCCGACCGCCGTGCAGATCCCGGTGCTCGGGCTGGCGCAGGTGCAGGCGGAGAAGCTGCGCGACCGGCTGAAGTCGGGCGCGGTCCGGCTGGCGCTTTCCTCGGACCACTACACCAACCTGACCTCGTACAACGTGATCGCCGAACGGCCGGCCACCGTGCCGAGCGACGACCAGGGCGTCGTCATGATCACCGCGCACTACGACAGCGTCCCCGGTTCGCCGGGCGCGAACGACGACGGCAGCGGGACCGTGCTGTGCCTCGAACTGGCGCGCGTCCTGCGCTACCTGCCGACGCGCAAAGCGGTGCGCTTCGCCCTGTGGGGTTCGGAGGAGTACGGGCTGATCGGCAGCCGGTACTACGTGAACAACCTGTCCGACGCCGAGGCGAGCCGGATCGAAGGCTGCTTCCAGAACGACATGGTCGCCACCAGCCACGACCCGGCGACGGTCTACTGGCTGCTGTCCGTCGACGGAGCGGACAACGCGGTCACCCAGGCCGTCGGCGCGGCGGCGGAACGACTCGGCTACGACCCGCGCGTCCAGGGCCCGGTGGCCCGCGGCTCCAGCGACCACGTGCCGTTCTTCGAGCGGGGCATCGCCTCGGGCAACTTCAGCTGGCGCGGCGAAAGCGGCCCGGCCGCCCTGGAACCGACCTACCACACCCCGGAAGACACCATCGCCGACAACGTCAGCCTGGAGCGGCTGCAGGTTTCACTGGAACTGATCGGCGCCGCCGCCTACGACCTGCTGCGCCGGGAGTGACCGGAACCAGCACACGGTTATTCGCGAGGCGTTCCGATGAAGGCGGTCCAGAGGTCCACTGCCTGCTCGAGATCGAGCGCCGCGACTTTCTCCGGCGGCACACCCGCGGTGTGCACGAGGCGTCGCGCGAGCCAGTCGGGCACCGGTTCCCCGGCTGGCTCGGCCTCGACCGCCAGTCCACCGGCGAGCCTGCCGAGCCGATCGACCACCTCCGCGAGCTGCCGCACCGCCGGATCCCGGCGGTCCGCACCGGCGACCCGCGAACTCGCCTCCGCGTAGACCTCGGCATCCGACCTGGCGCCGACGCACCAGATCTCGCAGACCTCGACCGAGCCGTCCTCGGTGACGCGGTAGACCACGCGCCAGTGGTTCCGGCCGACGACGAGCTTGCGGAAACCGGTGAGTTCACCGCCGAGCGGATGCCCCGCCCTCGGGTCGTCGAACAGGATCAGGACCTTCTTCAGCACCTTGGGCACGACATCGGGACCGAGCCGGCGGAGATCGTCGATCGCCGCATCGGTGAAGACGACTTCTGGCATCTACCGCTCGTCGTCCGGTATTTCGGCGAGCGATTCCCGGGTGTGCCCGAAGGCTGCCAGCACATCGTCGAAGGACGTGCGGCGTCCCGAATCGCCGATCGAACGGGCCACCACCAGTGCGAGGTCGCGCAGGTCCGCCGCGGCGTTCTCGAGTTCGGTCAGCCGCTCGACGCTGACCACCGCCGCGATCGGCCGGTGGTGGCGGGTGACCACCAGCGCCTCACCGTGCTCGGCGTCGGCGACCAGACCAGCCACCCCGCGTTTGGTCGCCTCGCTGACCGTGAGTTCGTGCACGTCCCGCAAAGCAGTCATGGCAGAACTGTACAGAAATATGTACAGATTTGCCAGTGCCCGGGGTCAGCTTTCGGTGACGCCGAGGCCGATGGGGCACGAGACGCCGGTGCCGCCCAGGCCGCAGTAGCCGTTCGGGACCTTGTGCAGGTATTGCTGGTGGTAGTCCTCGGCGTAGTAGAACTCGCCGAGCGGGGCGACTTCGGTGGTGATGGTGCCGTGGCCCGCCGACTTCAGGGCCGATTCGAAGGTGGCGCGGGAGGCTTCGAGTTCCGTGCGCTGCGCCTCGTCCACGTAGTACGCCGCCGAGCGGTACTGGGTGCCGACATCGTTGCCCTGGCGCATGCCCTGCGTCGGGTCGTGGCCTTCCCAGAAGACCTTCAGCAGCTGCTCGTACGACACCTGCGCCGGGTCGAACACCACCAGCACGGCTTCGGTGTGCCCGGTCAGCCCGCTGCACACCTCTTCGTACGTGGGGTTCGGCGTGTGGCCACCGGCATAGCCGACCGCGGTCGAGTACACGCCGGAGGTCTGCCAGAACAACCGCTCGGCACCCCAGAAGCAGCCGAGGCCGAACACCGCGGTGCGCAGGCCCTCGGGGAACGGGGGCTTGATGCGGCGGTCCGGGAACACCGCGTGGAAGTCCGGGGTGACCAGCGGTTCGGCTCGGCCGGGAAGGGCCTCCTCGGCCGAGACGGAGCGGGATTTGTCACGTCCAAACCAGGTCATATCCCCACTGTACGCACCCCGGCTCTGCCATCGCCGGAGCTGATCACGCACCATGAGAGCCACTATGGGTGACCGGGGAGGGAAACGCAGCGTGGTCGTCACGGCCGCGCTGCTCGTCGCGCTCGCGGTCCCGCCGACCGCCGCCTGGCTCGCCTGGGGCAGCGGCGCCAATCCCGAGGCCGTGGTCCAGCCGATCGAGCTGGCCGACCCCGAACCGCGCCGACCTGGGCCGCCGCCGTTGCCGCTGGTCACGCCGCCCGGTGACCTGCTGATCGACCGCGGCAGCAGCAAGCTCTCCTCGCTCGTCACCTACCAGCTCTTCAGCCAGGAAGAACTCGACAAGCTCGTCGCCACCGGAGTAGCCGCCGCGCACCTGCGGATGACGCGCGAGAACGGGGTGAACCTGCTGCTCAGCCGGTTCACCGCCCGCGACGACGCGCACCCGGAAGTCACCAAGGAAGCCCTCGACGGCATCTACGCGGCCGGCGGGCACCAGCTCGTCACCCCGGCGCCCGAAGGCGTCACGGTTCGCCGGTTCACCGAGGCGCCTGACGCCCCCACGATCTCGTACCACGCCCACTACGTCCGCGGCCGTGATGTGCTGCGCATCGACGCCTCCGGGGAATCCGGGCTGGTGGGCGAGAAGATCGACGCGGCCTTCGGCGCCCTGCTCGGCGAGCAGACCGGCGAGTTCCCGGCCGGGGAGCCGCGATGAGGACGCCGGTGACCCTGCTGTCCGCGAGCGCGGCGGTGCTGACCGCGTACGGCTACCTCTTCGGCCAGTGGGCCGACCTGCACGACCAGCGCTTCGCCGTGCTCGACGTGACCAGGGAGTGGATCGCCCGCCCGCTCGGGCTCGGCGAGGACTTCGGCCCGCTCGGGCTGATGCTGCTGCTGGTCGCGGCCGGGTACGCGGCGGCGGCCGGGCGCTCGCCGCGCGAGCTGTACCCGATCGCGGCGCTGGTGGTCGTGCTGCACCTGCTGCCGCCGACCGCGGGCCTGGTGCCGCTCGGCTGGTTAGCCGTGCTCACGCTCGTCGGGTTCCTGCTGGCCAGGGGCACGCACCTGCTGCCGCCGGGCTACCGGTGGACCGGTCAGCTGGCGCAGCTGGTGCTCGCGCTGAACGCCGTCGCGCTGACCGGGTTCGTGCCCGAACTGCCCGCCGCGGCCGCCTTCTACCCGCTTTTCGTCGCCGGGCAGTTGCTGCACACCAACCGCGCCGGGCTGCTCCCGGCCTGGGGCTGCGGCCTGCTGATCGCCGCCGTGCTCGCCGTGGTGTCGATCGCCGACCGGGTGGTGCCCGAGCTCGACGGCTGGTGGTACCCGCTCGCCGCGACCTACGCCGTGCTGCTCGGCGCGGTCGCCTTCCTGCTGGCCGGGCCCACGGCCGAGCGGATCGCCGCGAACCCCGTCGTCCGCTGGCTCGCCGAGCGCGTGTGGTGGCTGATCCCGCTGTACGCCGCGGTCGGGCACCCGCTCGCCGAACTGCTCCCCCACCCGGCCGGGCTGGTGCTCGCCACCGCCGGGGCCGGCCTGCTCGCCGAAGCCGGGCACCGCGGTTCCCGGCTCCTGTTCCAGCGCACCCGGGAGGCGGTGTGACCCAGACAGCCGCCCGCCCGGTGCCGCCCGCCGCGCCCGCCCGCGGTTCGCACTACATGCACGGGCTCGACGTGCTGCGCGTGCTCTGCTCGGTCGCGGTGCTCTACAACCACGTCGCCGGCTGGGCCAAGATGCGCGGTTCGGACGAGTTCTGGGTCGCCGACCTCATCGAAGGCGGTGTGGTCGCGTCACTGCACCTCAACGACCTGCTCGGGTTCGTCGGCGTCGGCTCGTTCCTGGTGATCAGCGGCGTGGTGGTGACGCACGTCAGCACCCGCGAGACCTCCGGGCAGTTCCTCGCCCGCCGCGCGGTGCGGTTGTTCCCGGCGTTGTGGGTGGCGATCCTGCTGGCCTGGGTGCTGGCGCTGACCGGCGCGCTCGGCGTGAACCAGCCGCCGGACTTCGGCGATCTGCTGCTCAACCTGGGCCTGCTCAACTACAGCTTCGAGGACGCGTCCACGCTGCTGGCGGTCACCTGGACGCTGACCGTGCAGGTGGTGTTCTACCTGCTCGCCGCCGCGACCATCCCGCTCCTGCGCCGGTGGCCGTGGCTGCCACCGGCCATTGCCGCGGCACTGGTCTCGGTGCTGATCTCGTTCACCAACGACCCGTCCACCGGCGGCCCGGCGCACCTGCGGATCATCGCCTCCTTCCTGCCCGT from the Amycolatopsis magusensis genome contains:
- a CDS encoding YiaA/YiaB family inner membrane protein, producing the protein MGKAVSSSAPATGAFFAQAALSFGIALVAVAVGVAFLPVDPWIRAFLAVSMLFAITSAFTLAKVVRDRQESSYLVSRVDQARLDKLLAEHDPFKEPA
- a CDS encoding M28 family peptidase is translated as MAGIRRRDVMTGAVALAGAAAIGLNPATAAAAGRQQRPGAAAKPDLAFGDYPVVARVRSQRALEHLKVLSDEIGPRIAGTAGELKARDHIASTLRKLRYQVTVQPFPVADKFLGQIRVGDETWQTGSSPQGAQNATFEGEIVDVGSGAPDSFPADLTGKIAFYAGVTNDANAYSLAAQRGAAAVLVGRLSATADRKLSAFSPTLPTAVQIPVLGLAQVQAEKLRDRLKSGAVRLALSSDHYTNLTSYNVIAERPATVPSDDQGVVMITAHYDSVPGSPGANDDGSGTVLCLELARVLRYLPTRKAVRFALWGSEEYGLIGSRYYVNNLSDAEASRIEGCFQNDMVATSHDPATVYWLLSVDGADNAVTQAVGAAAERLGYDPRVQGPVARGSSDHVPFFERGIASGNFSWRGESGPAALEPTYHTPEDTIADNVSLERLQVSLELIGAAAYDLLRRE
- a CDS encoding Imm7 family immunity protein — protein: MYEYHGWVTIQVSADGDEPDGLLERAVDRVGRVVREFGNAQLVDLRYANGVPVLHLGGVLKRPSTVGASLLHLFIRVGELAPASYGLLHVHDDEDFAHGNEFRVYRMVRGQVTECADPFLSPVVPTVADADAYAEF
- a CDS encoding type II toxin-antitoxin system RelE family toxin, with translation MPEVVFTDAAIDDLRRLGPDVVPKVLKKVLILFDDPRAGHPLGGELTGFRKLVVGRNHWRVVYRVTEDGSVEVCEIWCVGARSDAEVYAEASSRVAGADRRDPAVRQLAEVVDRLGRLAGGLAVEAEPAGEPVPDWLARRLVHTAGVPPEKVAALDLEQAVDLWTAFIGTPRE
- a CDS encoding acyltransferase family protein, which translates into the protein MTQTAARPVPPAAPARGSHYMHGLDVLRVLCSVAVLYNHVAGWAKMRGSDEFWVADLIEGGVVASLHLNDLLGFVGVGSFLVISGVVVTHVSTRETSGQFLARRAVRLFPALWVAILLAWVLALTGALGVNQPPDFGDLLLNLGLLNYSFEDASTLLAVTWTLTVQVVFYLLAAATIPLLRRWPWLPPAIAAALVSVLISFTNDPSTGGPAHLRIIASFLPVLFLGQLVMLVRGKRLAPVPAIALGLVHLWLATRAAATWSGTPDGPAYVRTLVLILLLLLLCTRANGRIARSRVIKVLADRTYAVYLLHFAVVLSALNLLADPLGFWPALGIGLAVLVVTTELLHRFVERPLARAFRRWEARRAGTEPELTRSGDR
- a CDS encoding helix-turn-helix domain-containing protein — translated: MAEEDGGELVVPQAAAELLNVSRPYLIGLLDAGEIEHRLVGRHRRVRADSLLEYLRDDDRRCREAADELAVLTQEMDQSG
- a CDS encoding sigma-70 family RNA polymerase sigma factor, whose product is MTEQSTVPPPVSGEPALLQRLRDGEDAAFGELFELHAAAVRRLALGLASDRSEAEDITAETFFRVLQALRRGSGPRDNVRAYLLTVARRVSWEWHGARRDVPVSEDELTHRAGAGADAHARTAEHTLITRAFTSLPERWRTVLWQTEVEGEQPAVVAPHFGLSANATAALARRARQGLRAAYLQAHLSVHRGADGCRAVIEKLGGYTAGSVTGTEARRIQAHLLGCSSCRATADELREVCSSLRAHAGVIVLLLPASALSLEGLQAGGLLAGLKGLLVGSKMKVGMALASTAAAGAVGVAVGPLVDHSAQPFHLGLPGLGGQELIAAEPAVVPPDRVQTPVVATESLHNQVPPPLPPLPQHPEVQPGPGQLPALPDGSTGGVVLPGEHDLPGTVDPPGDDPMVTGPDDPGVSNTPRDDVEPPTDEILSTTDVPETTEPATSVLPAPTSGIRPTSSGDAEVPADEVTDSPPTATGG
- a CDS encoding type II toxin-antitoxin system Phd/YefM family antitoxin — translated: MTALRDVHELTVSEATKRGVAGLVADAEHGEALVVTRHHRPIAAVVSVERLTELENAAADLRDLALVVARSIGDSGRRTSFDDVLAAFGHTRESLAEIPDDER
- the msrA gene encoding peptide-methionine (S)-S-oxide reductase MsrA, producing MTWFGRDKSRSVSAEEALPGRAEPLVTPDFHAVFPDRRIKPPFPEGLRTAVFGLGCFWGAERLFWQTSGVYSTAVGYAGGHTPNPTYEEVCSGLTGHTEAVLVVFDPAQVSYEQLLKVFWEGHDPTQGMRQGNDVGTQYRSAAYYVDEAQRTELEASRATFESALKSAGHGTITTEVAPLGEFYYAEDYHQQYLHKVPNGYCGLGGTGVSCPIGLGVTES
- a CDS encoding lytic polysaccharide monooxygenase auxiliary activity family 9 protein — translated: MAKKILGRIAAVAAGCVALPVVLAGVAQGHGYTTNAPSRAYHCKTGAVANCGPIQWEPQSVEGPKGFPAAGPANGKICAGGLGQFAQLDDPRGGSWPAKQVGSGSNLTFSWTLTAAHATTSFRYFITKNGWNPSAPLTRDQLESQPFYSVPFNGQRPGFTVTHTGKLPAKSGRHLVLAVWDIADTGNAFYQCADVQF